The Thiomicrorhabdus lithotrophica DNA segment TTAAGCTGTGGTTATGCAGTACCTTTATTTTGCTTATAAGCATAAGCAATCAATAAAGCTCCAACAACAACCATCGGCAATGACAATAACTGCCCCATAGTCAGCCAGTTCCAAAGAAGATAGCCAAGCTGTGCATCAGGTACACGCCAGAACTCAACAATAAACCTAAAGACGCCATAACCAATCAAAAACACGCCAGCAATAGAGCCTGAAGGTCTTGATTTATTGGCATACCAAGCTAACAAAATAAAGAGAACAACGCCTTCTAAAAGCGCTTCAAGAAGCTGTGTAGGGTATTTTTGAACATTTTGCTGAATAACCGGATCATAGACCCACATACCTAAGGCCGAGTCAGTAGTTTTACCCCATAACTCACCATTAATAAAATTACCAATCCGACCTGTAAACAAGCCAATTGGAATCAGTGGAGCTACAAAATCTGCTACTTGAAATAGGTTTTGTTGAGTCTTTTTAGCAAAGATAAACATGGCGATGGTGACACCTAACAAACCACCGTGAAAAGACATACCACCTTGCCACACTTTGAAAACATTTAAAGGTTCAGCGATATAATTCGCTAAATCGTAGAAAAGAATATAACCAATCCGTCCACCAAGAATGACTCCCATGGCCACATAAAACAGTAAATCACCTACCATTTCAGTACTCCAGGGCTCCCTAGTTTTTGCACGGTATACGCCATAAAGCCAACCACCTGCAAAGGCAAACAAATACATTAATCCATACCAATGGACTTGCAACACACCCAAATCAAGGGCAACCGGATCAATCGCTGGATAAGACCACATAGGAATCAATAGCACTCAAGTTTATATAATTAGAAATCTGAAGTTTAATAGACTCTGTAAAAGAGAATTTATATATCAGGCATTATATATTCCTCTATCCTAAAATATAAAGAGAATTGGTCATTTGTATTAATTCTTTTTAAACCCCAAAAACACAAAACGACCAGGCCTGGTCGTTTTGTGTTTAAGTTAATTCAATTCGTGAAATCACTAGATTTTAAACTGATGAATCAATCCTTCTAATTTATCGGCTAAATGTTGAAGGTTATTACCAGCTTGTTCTGTACTATTTGCACCTTGCGCCGCATTTTCAGTAACATCATGAATCTGAGATATATTTTGATTAATCTCTTGAGCCAACACGCTTTGAGTATGCGCAGCTTCAGACATCTGTTTACTCATCTGATTAATATCATCCATAAGAATAACGACAGGCTGAAGCATTTCTTTGGTTTTAGAAACCGCCTCACAACTCGCTTTAGTTGAATCTTGACCTGTCTCAACGACCTTAACAGTCGAAAGCGTTGCTTTACGAATTTTGTCGATAATTTTCTCAATTTCAAGCGTAGATTCTTGTGTTCTATGTGCTAGTCCTCTAACCTCATCTGCAACCACAGCAAAGCCTCTACCGTGTTCTCCTGCTCGCGCCGCTTCAATCGCCGCATTTAATGAAAGTAGATTAGTCTGCTCTGCAATTTCTCGAATTACATTGACCACCGTACCAATGGACTCACTATCTTCTCTAAGAAGCTGAACTGAAGCTGTCATATCGGCCATACCAAGAGAAAGTTTTTGAATTTGATTGGAGGTACTCACTACCATTTCACCACTTTCTTTAATACGTTCAGCGGCCTGCTGTGTCGCTCTTGAGGTGTTTTTAGAATGATCCTCAACACTTTTTGATTTTTCTGTCATATCAATCATGGTAGAGGACAAACCACCCGTAGCTGAAAGTTGTTGCTGAGCACCATCTTTTGCCTGGCGAGTAATCTCTAGTAAGTCTCTAGAAGAGGTTTCCAACTGCTCTACTGTTGAAGCAACTTGTGAAAGCATGGTGTGAATTTTACTAACGAAAGAGTTAAAGTGGCCAGCCAACTGCCCCATTTCATCTGAACTATTAACGGGTAATCTACGTGTTAAATCACCTTCACCTTCTGAGATATCCTTCAAAGCATCTGAAATTTCATTTATAGGTGACACAACTGCATTAGTCACTCTGTTAGATACCATCATTCCTAAGATTTGCCCGAAAGCTGACACCAACAATAAAATAATAATACTGTTTAAACTAAGCTGTAATAAATCATCACTTATCTCTTCTACATCCCCAACGGCCAGATTTGAAATGTCGATCAATTCTTTATCAAAGCTTTCAAATAAAGGTTGAATTTTGGTTGTCATCAACCAAACATCCATACGCCATTTTTCACCACCGTGAATGCCTTTCATCACCATATAGTGTTCACGGTAATCCTCATATAGCGTCGTTAAAGTTCCAATCCCATCTTCTTCTTCAATGGTTAATTCAACCTCTGTTTGCTGATTTATTTTTTGAATCAAAGATTCAAAACGATTCAAATAATTATCAGTCGCTTCAGCCATAGATTGATTTCTAAAACCAATGAAACCACGCAAACTACTGGTAACATTCAACCAAACCTTTTGCAGTTCAAGCAAATCCACTAATAAAGCTTGTCGCTCTAATGAAAGCTCAGCCATCTCTGAATTAATCATTAAAGAAAGTGTTTGCTGAGTTTGAGTAGCCAAATTCAGCATATTATTGTTTACATATTCAAATGCAGGGAATTTTTTAGAACGATTTTCTTGAAAAACCTTCACCTCTTCTACAAGAGGTTGAAGTTGAATCATATGCTTTTCTAGCTGGCTATATTTTTTTAAAAGAACGGCAGAATCATCACCGTATTGTTTTAGGTTATTTTGCGCATCATCAATATTGGTTTTGACCTTTTCAATACTCGCTTGATAATTTTTTAGTAGCGCTGGATCATTTATCAAAATATACATGCTTAATGCATTCATGCTCTTCTCTAATAGAAAAGCCGATTCTTTTGCAGCGAGGGCAATAGGCTGATGCTGATAAACCATCTCTGATACGTTAGAACGCACAACAGATAAATTAATTGCCGCTTGAATCGTGATAAAGGCAAGAACTGCCCAAATCACACCAAATCCAAAGCGCATTTTTTGTTTGATTGTTAGCTTGCGTAACCAATCTTTCATTTTACTTTCTGCTTTTTTGACATTTGGTTTAGCACTAGCAAATTAAATGCCATTAAACATTATGTTAAAAATATAAAACTTGATTAACATGAGAATATTTAGCCGTTTTAGCAACGGCAAAATAGGCTATGGACTAACGTACAGGGTAGTTTCCACGGGCAATTAACCCGCCGTCAATTGTTAGGATTGAACCAGTCATCCATTGAGTGGCATCCGACAATAAATAGGCCGTTGCTTCACCCATCTCTTCGGTCGTCCCATAGCGTCCAGTTGGCATACGTTCACACCATTTTTCAGCCATAGCAGGTTCATTAAGAATTTTATCAGTACGTTCAACCGGAACAACGCCAGGAGCAAGGCCGTTCACTCTAATTCCGTATTGCCCCCATTCTACTGCCTGCACTTTGGTGATGGCATCTAACCCCATCTTAGAGGCTGCATAGGCAGAGAACCATTCACATGTTGCTTGGCCATGAATGCTACTGTTGTTAACAATCGCACCAGGTTGCTTGGCTTTAATACAAGCATTGGCAAACGCAGTACTCAACTGATAAGGCGCTTGTAAGTTTATGGCTAATGTTTCAGCAAATTTTTCGCCTAAAGGATCTTTAAGTGAGGTGCTTTTAGTGACAATTCCTGCATTATTTACCAAACCATCTAAACCGTCAAAGATTGACCAGGCCTGCTTAAAAAAACGGTTTAAATCAGCAAGCTGCTTAAAATCACAACGAATAACTTCCGCCTCACACCCCAAAGCCTTAACCGCTTCAAGCGTCTGCTCAATACCTGTTTGGTTGCGATTGTAATGTAAAACTAAACGGCAACCTTCTCTTGCTAAGACTTCAGCCATGCCTGCACCGATACCACTTGAAGCGCCCGTAATTAATATACGTTTGTTTTTTAAACCTTTCATAAATTTCTCTAGAGTGACTTGATTTGGTTTATAGAATTATCGATTTATAATACGTGTCAATTCTATGACGATTCTTTCGGTTGCTTGAGTGTGCGCTTGCGCCCTTATTTTTAACGAAGCGTCTACTCGTTTTTCTGGGTTTTCACACCAGGCAGTTAATGCTTGTGCTAATCGCTCAGGGGTCAAATCTTTTTGCTGAATAATTTCCCCTCCCTCTAAATTGACTAACGCTTGTGCATTTGCTGTTTGGTGATCGTCTACCGCATGAGGATAAGGCACCATAATTGCAGGACGAGCACATGCCATTAACTCACTTACCGTTAATGCGCCTGACCGGCATAACAACATGTCTGCACTTGCATAAGCTAACAACATATTATCAATAAACGGTACAACATCAGCTTGTATATTAGCCTCTTTATAGGCTTGCTTAGCTTGTTCTAATGTCTTTTCACCAGTTTGATGTCTAACGACTGGACGAATAGACTCATCCATTAATGCCAGAGCTTTAGGTAAGGTTTCATTTAAAGCCAAAGCACCACGACTTCCGCCCAAAACGAGTAGATGACAGGGCTGGGTATTTTCTACAGGCTCTATATCTTCTAGCCCTTGGCGTACCGGATTACCAATAGTAATCACATGTTTACCACGTATTTTATTCTGCGGGAAAGCTGCAATCACTAAATCAGCAAATCGAGCTAAAATCTTATTAGTTAACCCTGGAATCGCGTTTTGTTCGTGTAAAACCAACGGAATCCCTAATGACTTAGCCGCCAACCCTCCTGGACCGCAAACAAAACCACCCATACCTAAAACCAAATCAGGTTGAATTGTATGCATGATCTCTTTAGCTTGTGAACGGGCCTTAAGAATATTGAATGGCGCTTGTAACCAACCTTTTAAGCCATTACCCCTTAAGCCTTTAATTGAGATAGTATTTAAAGGAATACTGGCATTATTAACCCAAGTTGCTTCCATGCCACCTTCTGTTCCTAACCAAAACACCTCAACATTTTGTTTAGCTAAGGCTTCAGCCAAAGCAATGCCAGGAAACACATGCCCCCCCGTTCCACCAGCCATTATTAGTATTTTTTTAGACTCTTTCATTTTTTACTCAGGTATCTAGTTTAGCTTTAACCAATTAGCGTATTAAATTGGTCATTTGTGTTGTATTTAATAAATAGTCGATTTAAATTAGGTTAACTTCCTGCAACACCGCGAGAGGTTGCAACCTTTCTTGATCTTTTTTCTTTATTTCTAGCTGTTTTTGACTTACCTTCATCAGAAGCCTGATCTTCCTCTTCTACCTTAGCTTCTCTTGGGTAGAAACGCGTTTCATAATCCACTCTAAAAACAATCGCCAAGGCAATACTCAAGAGCAGAACACTGCTTCCTCCATAACTCATAAAGGGCAATGTCAGACCTTTAGTAGGGAAAGCACCAAGGTTCACCCCCATGTTGATGCCTGCTTGCAAAATAATCCAAATACCAATTCCATAGGCCACCATGCCTCCAAAGAAATGGTTTGCATCAAATGCTTTTCTGCCTATACGGAATAAACGATACAAAATCGCTAAATAAAGGGCAATCAAAAAAATGACACCAATAAAACCAAACTCTTCCCCATAGATAGAGAATAAGAAATCGGTATGCGCATCCGGTAAATATAACAACTTTTGTACGCTAGCACCTAGCCCCGCGCCAAACCACTCACCGCTTCCAGAAGCAATGAGCGCTTGTGTAAGTTGGTAACCGGCCCCAAAAGGGTCTTGCCAAGGGTCTAGAAAGCTACTGACTCGAGCCATGCGGTATTTAGAGGTAACGACTAGCGCCACAAGAATGGTGACCATTGGCAACACCGTTAA contains these protein-coding regions:
- the lgt gene encoding prolipoprotein diacylglyceryl transferase — protein: MWSYPAIDPVALDLGVLQVHWYGLMYLFAFAGGWLYGVYRAKTREPWSTEMVGDLLFYVAMGVILGGRIGYILFYDLANYIAEPLNVFKVWQGGMSFHGGLLGVTIAMFIFAKKTQQNLFQVADFVAPLIPIGLFTGRIGNFINGELWGKTTDSALGMWVYDPVIQQNVQKYPTQLLEALLEGVVLFILLAWYANKSRPSGSIAGVFLIGYGVFRFIVEFWRVPDAQLGYLLWNWLTMGQLLSLPMVVVGALLIAYAYKQNKGTA
- a CDS encoding HAMP domain-containing methyl-accepting chemotaxis protein, which produces MKDWLRKLTIKQKMRFGFGVIWAVLAFITIQAAINLSVVRSNVSEMVYQHQPIALAAKESAFLLEKSMNALSMYILINDPALLKNYQASIEKVKTNIDDAQNNLKQYGDDSAVLLKKYSQLEKHMIQLQPLVEEVKVFQENRSKKFPAFEYVNNNMLNLATQTQQTLSLMINSEMAELSLERQALLVDLLELQKVWLNVTSSLRGFIGFRNQSMAEATDNYLNRFESLIQKINQQTEVELTIEEEDGIGTLTTLYEDYREHYMVMKGIHGGEKWRMDVWLMTTKIQPLFESFDKELIDISNLAVGDVEEISDDLLQLSLNSIIILLLVSAFGQILGMMVSNRVTNAVVSPINEISDALKDISEGEGDLTRRLPVNSSDEMGQLAGHFNSFVSKIHTMLSQVASTVEQLETSSRDLLEITRQAKDGAQQQLSATGGLSSTMIDMTEKSKSVEDHSKNTSRATQQAAERIKESGEMVVSTSNQIQKLSLGMADMTASVQLLREDSESIGTVVNVIREIAEQTNLLSLNAAIEAARAGEHGRGFAVVADEVRGLAHRTQESTLEIEKIIDKIRKATLSTVKVVETGQDSTKASCEAVSKTKEMLQPVVILMDDINQMSKQMSEAAHTQSVLAQEINQNISQIHDVTENAAQGANSTEQAGNNLQHLADKLEGLIHQFKI
- a CDS encoding SDR family NAD(P)-dependent oxidoreductase, translating into MKGLKNKRILITGASSGIGAGMAEVLAREGCRLVLHYNRNQTGIEQTLEAVKALGCEAEVIRCDFKQLADLNRFFKQAWSIFDGLDGLVNNAGIVTKSTSLKDPLGEKFAETLAINLQAPYQLSTAFANACIKAKQPGAIVNNSSIHGQATCEWFSAYAASKMGLDAITKVQAVEWGQYGIRVNGLAPGVVPVERTDKILNEPAMAEKWCERMPTGRYGTTEEMGEATAYLLSDATQWMTGSILTIDGGLIARGNYPVR
- the murG gene encoding undecaprenyldiphospho-muramoylpentapeptide beta-N-acetylglucosaminyltransferase, producing the protein MKESKKILIMAGGTGGHVFPGIALAEALAKQNVEVFWLGTEGGMEATWVNNASIPLNTISIKGLRGNGLKGWLQAPFNILKARSQAKEIMHTIQPDLVLGMGGFVCGPGGLAAKSLGIPLVLHEQNAIPGLTNKILARFADLVIAAFPQNKIRGKHVITIGNPVRQGLEDIEPVENTQPCHLLVLGGSRGALALNETLPKALALMDESIRPVVRHQTGEKTLEQAKQAYKEANIQADVVPFIDNMLLAYASADMLLCRSGALTVSELMACARPAIMVPYPHAVDDHQTANAQALVNLEGGEIIQQKDLTPERLAQALTAWCENPEKRVDASLKIRAQAHTQATERIVIELTRIINR
- the ftsW gene encoding putative lipid II flippase FtsW — encoded protein: MFAKLQELKQQDKTWPMDFWLLGLVVLLAVIGLTMVASSSVAISQMRFGNPDHYFLRQLMSMGLGAFAAYIFFQVPLKYWENHRGKIFMFALFLLVAVLIFGREINGSKRWLPLVVMNFQPSEFMKLAIVVFMAGYLDKHASAVKEDFGAVIRLALPFGIMAILLLMEPDYGSTFVIAVIITGMLLIAGAPWRYFVLTVLPMVTILVALVVTSKYRMARVSSFLDPWQDPFGAGYQLTQALIASGSGEWFGAGLGASVQKLLYLPDAHTDFLFSIYGEEFGFIGVIFLIALYLAILYRLFRIGRKAFDANHFFGGMVAYGIGIWIILQAGINMGVNLGAFPTKGLTLPFMSYGGSSVLLLSIALAIVFRVDYETRFYPREAKVEEEDQASDEGKSKTARNKEKRSRKVATSRGVAGS